One genomic segment of Amycolatopsis sp. Hca4 includes these proteins:
- a CDS encoding 2-keto-4-pentenoate hydratase, with product MNRERAAELIWDAWLTGKRLDGLPDDLRPDGHAEGMAVQAALAELAGPVSGWKIGATTVYARQYLGVAGPLAGAMFARFHHVEGAPVPADTMTMGVAEPEFAFRLKADPGLSPSLAAVLDAVDTMFLAIELPDSRYTDHRHAGGPQLLADAACSGRFVEGSPVPGWREVDLPRSQVVLHADGEEFSRGSGSLVLGDPRLALHWLAMELPRHGQALRPGDIVTTGTATPPCPIHAGGHVVADFGALGSVETSFAPLE from the coding sequence GTGAACCGAGAGCGGGCGGCGGAGCTGATCTGGGACGCGTGGCTGACCGGCAAGCGGCTGGACGGCCTCCCGGACGACCTCCGCCCGGACGGCCACGCCGAGGGCATGGCGGTGCAGGCGGCGCTCGCCGAGCTGGCCGGGCCAGTGTCCGGCTGGAAGATCGGCGCGACCACGGTGTACGCCCGCCAGTACCTCGGCGTCGCCGGGCCGCTGGCGGGCGCGATGTTCGCGCGGTTCCACCACGTCGAGGGCGCGCCGGTCCCCGCGGACACCATGACCATGGGCGTGGCCGAGCCGGAGTTCGCGTTCCGGCTCAAGGCCGACCCGGGGCTGTCGCCGTCGCTGGCCGCGGTGCTCGACGCGGTCGACACGATGTTCCTGGCGATCGAGCTGCCGGACAGCCGCTACACCGACCACCGCCACGCGGGCGGCCCGCAACTGCTCGCCGACGCGGCCTGCTCGGGCCGCTTCGTGGAGGGCAGCCCGGTGCCGGGCTGGCGCGAGGTCGACCTGCCCCGCAGCCAGGTGGTCCTCCACGCCGACGGCGAAGAGTTCTCCCGGGGGAGCGGCAGCCTGGTCTTGGGCGACCCGCGCCTGGCACTGCACTGGCTGGCGATGGAGCTGCCCCGCCACGGGCAAGCGTTGCGCCCGGGCGACATCGTGACGACGGGAACGGCAACACCGCCGTGCCCGATCCACGCGGGCGGCCACGTGGTGGCGGACTTCGGCGCGCTGGGCAGTGTGGAAACGAGTTTCGCACCGCTAGAGTGA
- a CDS encoding DEAD/DEAH box helicase encodes MSTFSELGLPTPLVAALATQGVTEPFPIQAATLPHTLAGRDVLGRGRTGSGKTYGFVLPVLARLAAGPTRRKPGRPRALILAPTRELATQIEASILPLARPLGLKATTIFGGVSANPQITKLRDGVDIVVACPGRLADHMRSGHVKLDAVEITVLDEADHMADLGFLPEVRRIMDATPERGQRLLFSATLDNGVDVLVKRFMDDPVLHSVDSAQSPVATMEHHVLHLEETHRLPVLVDLTAAPGRTLVFTRTKSRAKALTRKLNASGVPAVELHGNLGQNARTRNLEAFSSGTARTLVATDIAARGIHVDDVRLVIHADPPVEHKAYLHRSGRTARAGASGTVVTLMTDAQVRDVRDLTRKAGIKPTTTQLGPGHPLLAELAPGERTFSKAPAVDNRPKKVSATGSAPGGGRGRRGGAAAPAPKENRGGQRARAAGQARQEEQRSAASGRGRSGGNRRSGGAEGAAGRSGGNARSGAATAASGGSRRSGAPAAGNRRSSGGAAAFSAGTRAGGRRSR; translated from the coding sequence ATGAGCACTTTTTCCGAACTGGGCCTGCCGACCCCGCTCGTGGCCGCACTGGCCACCCAGGGCGTCACCGAGCCCTTCCCCATCCAGGCGGCGACCCTGCCGCACACGCTCGCCGGGCGTGACGTCCTCGGCCGCGGCCGCACCGGCTCCGGCAAGACCTACGGCTTCGTGCTGCCGGTGCTGGCCCGCCTCGCGGCGGGCCCGACGCGGCGCAAGCCGGGCCGTCCGCGCGCGCTGATCCTGGCGCCCACGCGCGAGCTCGCGACGCAGATCGAGGCGTCGATCCTGCCACTGGCCCGCCCGCTGGGCCTCAAGGCGACCACCATCTTCGGCGGCGTGAGCGCGAACCCGCAGATCACGAAGCTGCGTGACGGCGTCGACATCGTCGTCGCCTGCCCCGGCCGGCTCGCCGACCACATGCGCTCCGGGCACGTGAAGCTCGACGCCGTCGAGATCACCGTGCTGGACGAGGCCGACCACATGGCGGACCTGGGCTTCCTGCCCGAGGTCCGGCGGATCATGGACGCCACCCCCGAGCGCGGCCAGCGGCTGCTGTTCTCGGCGACGCTGGACAACGGCGTGGACGTGCTGGTCAAGCGCTTCATGGACGACCCGGTCCTGCACAGCGTCGACTCGGCCCAGTCCCCGGTGGCGACGATGGAGCACCACGTCCTGCACCTGGAGGAGACCCACCGGCTGCCGGTGCTGGTCGACCTGACGGCGGCGCCCGGCCGCACGCTGGTGTTCACGCGGACGAAGAGCCGCGCGAAGGCGCTGACGCGGAAGCTGAACGCTTCGGGCGTCCCGGCGGTGGAACTGCACGGCAACCTGGGCCAGAACGCCCGCACGCGCAACCTCGAGGCGTTCTCGTCGGGAACGGCCCGCACGCTGGTGGCGACGGACATCGCGGCCCGCGGCATCCACGTCGACGACGTCCGGCTGGTGATCCACGCGGACCCCCCGGTGGAGCACAAGGCGTACCTGCACCGCTCGGGCCGCACCGCCCGCGCGGGCGCGTCGGGCACGGTGGTGACGCTGATGACGGACGCGCAGGTCAGGGACGTGCGCGACCTGACCCGCAAGGCGGGTATCAAGCCGACGACGACCCAGTTGGGTCCGGGCCACCCGCTGCTGGCGGAGCTGGCCCCGGGCGAGCGGACGTTCTCCAAGGCACCGGCGGTGGACAACCGGCCGAAGAAGGTCTCGGCCACTGGGTCGGCACCTGGCGGCGGGCGCGGCCGGCGGGGTGGGGCTGCTGCGCCCGCGCCGAAGGAGAACCGTGGTGGGCAGCGGGCTCGGGCAGCCGGGCAGGCTCGGCAGGAGGAGCAGCGGTCGGCTGCTTCCGGGCGGGGCCGGTCTGGCGGGAACCGGAGGTCGGGTGGCGCGGAGGGAGCGGCTGGTCGTTCGGGTGGCAACGCTCGTTCGGGTGCGGCCACGGCTGCCTCGGGCGGTTCGCGTCGCTCCGGTGCCCCGGCTGCGGGCAACCGCCGGTCGAGCGGTGGAGCGGCGGCTTTCTCGGCCGGAACCCGGGCCGGCGGTCGCCGGTCGCGCTGA
- a CDS encoding acyl-CoA dehydrogenase — MLLNPREYDPAHFDAETRRLLRATIDWFEQRGKAKLTEDYHNRTFYADFIEFAGKEGLFSTFLTPSANAGGNPDKRWDTSRVAALSEILGFYGLNYWYPWQVTILGLGPVWQSANAAARERAAAALDAGGVGAFGLSEKDHGADIYASDMVLTEDGDGYRATGSKYYIGNGNCARTVSVFGRIDGVEGPDQYVFFYADSEHPAYHVVKNVVPSQMYVAEFRLEDYPVREEDILHVGAEAFSAALNTVNIGKFNLCFGGIGMATHSLYEAITHAHNRVLYGKPVTDFPHVRREFVEAYARLIGMKLFSDRAVDYFRSANPDDRRYLLFNPITKMKVTTEAQKVIGLVADVVAAKGFEADTYLAMSKNDIDGLPKLEGTVAVNLALIAKFMPNYLFAPQEYAPVGTRTDAADDEFLFRQGPARGLSKVRFHDWKTAYAEAAHIPNVALFTEQAGYLVKLLTEAAPDEAQQADLDFGLALAELFTLIVYGQLILEQAGITGLDDEVVDQIFAVLVQDFSVAAVDLNGKASSTEAQQAIALAALRKPVVDAARFENVWARVRELSGVYAMQP; from the coding sequence ATGCTGCTGAACCCGCGCGAGTACGACCCGGCGCACTTCGACGCCGAGACGCGGCGCCTGCTGCGCGCCACCATCGACTGGTTCGAGCAGCGCGGCAAGGCGAAGCTGACCGAGGACTACCACAACCGCACCTTCTACGCGGACTTCATCGAGTTCGCGGGCAAGGAAGGCCTGTTCTCGACCTTCCTGACCCCGTCGGCGAACGCCGGCGGCAACCCGGACAAGCGCTGGGACACCAGCCGCGTCGCCGCGCTGTCGGAAATCCTCGGCTTCTACGGCCTCAACTACTGGTACCCGTGGCAGGTCACCATCCTCGGCCTCGGCCCGGTCTGGCAGAGCGCCAACGCGGCCGCACGCGAGCGCGCGGCGGCGGCACTCGACGCCGGTGGCGTCGGCGCCTTCGGACTGTCCGAAAAGGACCACGGCGCCGACATCTACGCCTCCGACATGGTGCTGACCGAGGACGGCGACGGCTACCGCGCCACCGGCTCCAAGTACTACATCGGCAACGGCAACTGCGCGCGCACGGTTTCGGTCTTCGGCCGCATCGACGGCGTCGAAGGCCCGGACCAGTACGTCTTCTTCTACGCCGACTCCGAGCACCCGGCCTACCACGTGGTCAAGAACGTCGTGCCGTCGCAGATGTACGTCGCCGAGTTCCGGCTCGAGGACTACCCGGTCCGCGAAGAGGACATCCTGCACGTCGGCGCCGAAGCCTTCAGCGCCGCGCTGAACACGGTCAACATCGGCAAGTTCAACCTGTGCTTCGGCGGCATCGGCATGGCGACGCACTCGCTGTACGAAGCCATCACGCACGCGCACAACCGCGTTCTCTACGGCAAGCCCGTCACCGACTTCCCGCACGTCCGCCGCGAGTTCGTCGAGGCGTACGCGCGGCTGATCGGGATGAAGCTGTTCTCCGACCGCGCGGTCGACTACTTCCGCAGCGCGAACCCGGACGACCGCCGCTACCTGCTGTTCAACCCGATCACCAAGATGAAGGTGACCACCGAGGCGCAGAAGGTGATCGGCCTGGTCGCCGACGTCGTCGCGGCCAAGGGCTTCGAGGCCGACACCTACCTGGCGATGTCCAAGAACGACATCGACGGCCTGCCGAAGCTGGAAGGCACGGTGGCCGTCAACCTGGCCCTGATCGCCAAGTTCATGCCGAACTACCTGTTCGCGCCGCAGGAGTACGCGCCGGTCGGCACCCGCACCGACGCCGCGGACGACGAGTTCCTCTTCCGGCAGGGCCCGGCGCGCGGCCTGTCGAAGGTCCGGTTCCACGACTGGAAGACCGCCTACGCCGAAGCCGCGCACATCCCGAACGTCGCGCTGTTCACCGAGCAGGCCGGGTACCTGGTCAAGCTGCTCACCGAGGCGGCGCCGGACGAGGCGCAGCAGGCCGACCTCGACTTCGGGCTCGCGCTGGCCGAGCTGTTCACGCTGATCGTGTACGGCCAGCTCATCCTGGAGCAGGCCGGGATCACCGGCCTGGACGACGAGGTCGTCGACCAGATCTTCGCGGTGCTCGTGCAGGACTTCAGCGTCGCGGCGGTGGACCTCAACGGCAAGGCGAGCTCGACCGAGGCCCAGCAGGCGATCGCGCTGGCCGCGCTGCGCAAGCCGGTGGTCGATGCCGCGCGGTTCGAGAACGTCTGGGCGCGGGTGCGGGAGCTCTCCGGGGTCTACGCCATGCAGCCGTGA